Within Dictyostelium discoideum AX4 chromosome 4 chromosome, whole genome shotgun sequence, the genomic segment ttttaaataaaaaaataaaaataaaattaaaaaaaaaaaaaaaaaaaaaaaaaaaaattaacaaaccAACCACctttccttttttattattgccatcaaaattatattgggcaaaaattattgaataaaaaattcaaataattagtGTGTGTTTAGGTGTTTTGGTTTTCTTATACAAACatatgaattttatttttttttttttttttttttttgtaaacaattcaaatataacaaaaatcaaatatcacacacacacactcacattttcttttttttttttttattgtaatttattctGAATTTAGCtgtttattgttatttttattatttttttatcaaatttttaaataaaacccCCATTTTCTCTTAAACGGtgtggttttatttttattttcctaaaaatatttatttttaatttttatttttaattattttatttttattttcacaattTTGCCATTTTTGGAAACCATATGTTGTTAGAATACACCATTTCAttgtttctatttttaaagaatcaaaCCATTCCTATGTTCGTACTCACAAACACACTAACTCACACTCATCCCAAAAATTAAACACTCTTAATTGTTATATAACAACACATAACGACACAATTTTAAGTATATACTGATATAATATCGATGGATTAGATTATATGATGAGATCAAACACTTCTATTAAgtgtttaataattaaaaataatttaaaaaaaaaaaaaaatataatattttaaaaaaaaatataataataaaaaaaataaaaaaaaaaaaacttaaaaatgATAGTATATGTGGTTcaaatctaattttttaagataattttgaaatatttattatttttattattattatttttattattattatttaaaaaaatattagaatAATGGGGGGGAGGAGACAGGggacaataataataaattctaataaaaataataatattatttttttttttttttttttatttatttaattattattaaaaaaaaaaaaaattataaaaaatgatatgtTTTGAGTCAGACACTGCTTGATTCCCAATCAATATTCTTTAATCTTCCACACAATCATTcgaatgattttttaattttctctcaggagatttttttttttttttattttttttatttttttatttttttttattttttttatttttataaataattttattatttttttttatttttttttagtcaaaaaaaaaaaaaaaaatctaaatatgaacaatttaattaaagattatattaaaaatacagAATTAGATAAACAAATCACAGATTTgtcaacaattacaatagattgtgataatgataatgatttggttaaaaaaatatttgaatcttTAGATAACGATAAAAATGAAGATTATTATAAaggtttttataattttacaattcCTAAACTTGGTGAAAATGGCTCATGTAGTATGAAAACCGAGTTTGAGCAATTTGATCTCACAACTGTATATGGTGAAAGAAGCTCAACTTCAGATTTACATCTTTGGAGATTATATCAAATCATAAATgaattacaaaaattaacaaatgtTGATTGGCTTggaatttataaaaagacaacttataaaaattcaaataatgaaaatgaagattggtaaatttatatacatattttttaatttttttttttttttttttttttttaaataattataatatttataataataataataatattattaaattaataatttatataataaaattaaaattataataattttttatagtcTTTTAAAACTTGCATATTATGGTGAATTTAGTAGACCAATTTTCCCATTAACtgattattttcaaacaATTTCCAATAATTCATGGGTTGGTCTAAATGGTAAATCAAAAGTAATTCAAGTATGtagttttattatcttttttttattttatatgattaaaaatatattaataaaattaatttataaattactaatttaattaattttttaaaaaaaaaaaaaatagagttTAGCAACATATGAAGGtgtttattataattgttcAGATAAAGTAAAGAGTGAAATTTGTATTccaatttttgataaaaatcaaaatgtaATTGGTATTATTGATGCTGAATCATGGAAGGATAATCATTTTagttcaaaaattttattagaaaTTGTAAAAGTTGCTATTTCTCTTTCaaattatctttaaaaaaaaaaaaaaaattatagttATAAAATACCGAccaaaaataatgaaaataagataaaaataattttattattttttttacttttttttatttttacaataaaatgattaaacaaaatttattttttttccttaaTAAAGCAATGaccaaaagaagaaaaatttcaaataaaattttgaaaaaaaaaaaaaaaaaaccctttTATACccttttttgaataaattattaataattttgatttattatatctattaattaaataaaatatttaaaattttatttttttatttttttttaaaaattgattaattaattaatttttgaaaaaaaaaaaaaaaaaagtataaatttaaaaaaaaaaattttattttttaaaatcaggGTCCAATAAAgaataaccaaaaaaaaaaaaaaaaaaaaaatgcaaaCAAATATTACTTCAACAAAAATGTCAATTTTAGTAACTGGTGGAACAGGAGTTGTTGGTAGACAAGTTGTCAAATCATTAGAACTTAgagaaaaaaatattaatattagagTTGGTGGTCGTGATCAAGACAAATGTAATCAATTGGGATTTGGTAAGAATTCAACTTTTACTAGATTCGATTTCATGGATCCAACAACATGGGATAAATCATTAGAAGGTGTTGATAGAGTTTTCTTAATTGCCTTGCCAATGGATCCAACACCAGAGAAAAGCTTAGGACCATTCATTGAGAAATGTAAAGAGAGAAAGTTAAAGAAAATCGTTGTCCTCTCTGTCATCGATGCTGAACGTGTACCATTGGTAAAGATTGAACAAATGGTTCAAGGTTCTGGATTGACATTTGTCATTTTGAGACCACCATTTTTCTCTGAGAATTTCTCTGAAGGTTTCATGAAACACGATATTGACCAAGGCACCATTCGTGTACCAGTTGGTGAACATTCAGTCAATTGGATTTCAACTCACGACATTGGTGAATGTGCTTCCATAGTTCTCATGGACAGTAAATTCGATGGCAGAACCATTGAAATCACTGGTCCAAAaccaatcaatttcaaagaaCTCTCTGAAGTCGTCTCGAAGAATGTTGGTAAACAAATTAGATTTGAAGATATTAAACCACAAGAATACAAGAAATGTCTCATGGATAGAGGTATCAGTGAACCATCTGCAAACTATCTCAATGAATTGTTCACTTCTGCTCGTGAAGATAAACTTTCAAAATGTACAAAAGGTGTTAATGAAATCACTGGTCATGATCCAAGATCCTTTGAACAATTTGCCAAAGAAACTTTCTCAAATACAAGTGGTAGTTGTACTTCTAAACCAGTTatgtaaattttaaaatttacatgaaaaaaaaaaacaaaaaacaaagaaaaaaaaaaacaccaacaattccatattttttttttttattttttgttttccaatctttttcaaaaaaaaaacaaccaataatttttaataataaataacaaaaaagatataataataataataaaataaataaaattggtaatcTAATGatactttttgtttttttttttatttttttttttttttatttttattatttgttttaattttaatagataaacaaaaaaaaaaattaggaaTTTTTATTGGtctttaatttaaatttggaaaatattactaataattattaataaatgaatttacaaaaaaagaaagaaagaaagaaataaaaaataaaataaaataattaaatgtacaaattgttttgttttttttttatttttgtttattttcatcttttttttccatctttttttttttttccattttttttttttattatatttttttaaaaaaatttactaGTAAactatttatagttttttaaaaaaggaaagaagaaaaaaaggtaggaataatatatatatactgTTATATGTGTAAGTTTTTActatagtattttttttttttgattattattattattttttttttttttttttttttttttctaattatttatataaatacaccttttttaaaaaaaaagacataATGGCGTCAAATATTTgttattgattaaaaaattaaatttaaccaTCCAATGCAATACATTCTAAAATATGTAATTGAATTGTTACACAATCATTATCCATATAACCTAAAGATTTATCATACAAAAgttttaattctattaaaCCATTACCCCAAACACTTTTCTCATAATTGAATAAAACATTTGGAGATGAGGGATAGTGACGACAAAGTGTTTTATTCTTTTGATTTACAAGACCGAAAAAGAATGTTGTATTTCTTAAAAATTCGTAAGATTCCTTCTCTTTTACACGAACTGCTTCTAAATAAACTGAAAAACTATCACTGTGCTTTGCTTCACCAGCTGGGTAAGCCCACATTTTCCAAGTTAAACCATACATTTCAAAACAGTTACTAACATGTTTTTGACTCTTTATTGCGCTAAAATTATGAATTGGCCATGATACTGAATAACATTTCTTATGATCAGGACATTGGAATGATATAACATCACAACCAGGTACCAATGTAGTTTGATTTGGTTTCTTTCTTGGTGTTAATCTAGGATTGAGTAAATCGTTTTCATTCATTGGTATTAACTTTGGTTTTGAAAGGAATCTATAtgattctaataataaatttgaaggAATTAAATGACTATATGGTTCAACAACACTAACCATATCTTCATAATCTATTGATGGGAATctaattaaatgaaatactTTTGATACCAAATTTTTATCTTGttgttcaattaaaattgaatttgaattatttgtagttgtagttgtagttgttgatgttgatgatgatgataataatacagTGTTACAAGAAACCCACTCGATTGTAGatctaaaaatatcaatCTCTTTCATTGGTATATCATCTCTATTCAAGACTTTGATCAATACATCTTTTCCAAGTTTTGAAACTCTTTCAATATTTAAgaaaaatgatgaatttgaacaAACTTGTTCTATATAAAGGTCTGTTAATTCTGAACATAAACCattatccttttttttttaaaaaaaaaaaacaataataaataaattaataaaatattccaatattaaaaaataaataaatattttaattaaacagACTTACTTCTAATAAAAATctttctaaaattaaattatctaaaGTTTTAATGAAATCTCTACAAATTTGTTTACCATCTTCCAAGAGAAATTGATCACAAACTAAAAACATACTTGTTAAATTCTCTTGATTTACTGATAACTCGGATGTatataaaaacattaaaatttcaaagaaaatGTCGACTGAAATATTTGGAATTGAAATTTCTTGTTGTTTACTCTCTTTCATTCCATTGGTTAAGAGGAGACTAAAATATTCGGATTTCAATGCAACCTTTTCTTTATGTGCATAGATTCTACCTCTTAAATGTGATTGATCAACATGTCCACTTGAATCGGCACCATCTTGTAATTGATCTAATGTTGGAAGTAAAAATGTAAGATCGTGTgataaattcttttgaaatGATGGTTGATCTTCATATTCTGATTCATCTACAAATTTATATTGATTAAATCCatctaattaaataaaataaaataaaaataaaataaaaaaaaataaaaaaaaattaatattttttaaaattaataaaaaataatattaaaataaataaataataattttttttcaattaccTAAATCCCATTGTTCGTTATTTTTTACAGTTGCAATTGATAAACCTTGTAACTCTAATTCGATTGGtttaacatttaaaaaatccatTTTCTGTtccatttttgttttataaatttaaaaatatagagataatgatattttaagtattaataataatgattataaaaataatatgattacaactttaaattaaacaaatacaAGTTACTTCTTAAtagttaaattaaaaattaaaatttaaaaaaattaaaaaaccaaagaattaaaatttttatttttttttttttgtttttatgtGGGTATGAAAAATACTATATATGATAAAAGGtggtgataaaaataaaaaaaattaaaattaaaattataataaaaaaaaaaaaaataataaaaaaaaaatgataaatgaataaaaagtttttgataaatttatctgtgtgttttttgtttttttttaagttgtatattttaattttataatttttttttttttttaaaaaaaaatttttattttatttttactattattttaaaatattattattattattattattattattattttttttttttttttttttattttatattattattattatattattttttaaaacgtTTTGTAGTAataagttattattaattgtaaaaagaaaaaataataattaaaatattttggaaaatttaaaaaaagtggaagtactaatgaaaatataaatattgaaaaaaattgtttaaaaaaataaaaataaaaaataaaaataaaaattaaaaaaaaaatgaatattttaaaaataataaaataatattaacttaaaaaatattataaaattgtttcgatcaattattatattatttttaataagaACCTATAATCTTTTGAGtgtgggtttttttttttatttttatttttttttttatttttttttttattttttttttaatttaaaaaaaagtgtgtgGATAAATTGTTTGAggggaataaaaaaaaaaaagatgaaactttaaaaaaataataataataaagaaattgaataaaacattatttacaataaaatctcacacacacacacactaaAAACAAAGACTAATCTACACAATTCACAATAACAAACATTAAAAACATATAATATATACCCATTAtactatataaatatatataatatatatttattttattatttatttaaaaaacaaaaccacCCACACCCAAAACACACATTAATT encodes:
- the padA gene encoding nmrA-like family protein; protein product: MQTNITSTKMSILVTGGTGVVGRQVVKSLELREKNINIRVGGRDQDKCNQLGFGKNSTFTRFDFMDPTTWDKSLEGVDRVFLIALPMDPTPEKSLGPFIEKCKERKLKKIVVLSVIDAERVPLVKIEQMVQGSGLTFVILRPPFFSENFSEGFMKHDIDQGTIRVPVGEHSVNWISTHDIGECASIVLMDSKFDGRTIEITGPKPINFKELSEVVSKNVGKQIRFEDIKPQEYKKCLMDRGISEPSANYLNELFTSAREDKLSKCTKGVNEITGHDPRSFEQFAKETFSNTSGSCTSKPVI
- a CDS encoding BTB/POZ domain-containing protein (meprin and TRAF homology (MATH) domain-containing protein), which translates into the protein MEQKMDFLNVKPIELELQGLSIATVKNNEQWDLDGFNQYKFVDESEYEDQPSFQKNLSHDLTFLLPTLDQLQDGADSSGHVDQSHLRGRIYAHKEKVALKSEYFSLLLTNGMKESKQQEISIPNISVDIFFEILMFLYTSELSVNQENLTSMFLVCDQFLLEDGKQICRDFIKTLDNLILERFLLEDNGLCSELTDLYIEQVCSNSSFFLNIERVSKLGKDVLIKVLNRDDIPMKEIDIFRSTIEWVSCNTVLLSSSSTSTTTTTTTNNSNSILIEQQDKNLVSKVFHLIRFPSIDYEDMVSVVEPYSHLIPSNLLLESYRFLSKPKLIPMNENDLLNPRLTPRKKPNQTTLVPGCDVISFQCPDHKKCYSVSWPIHNFSAIKSQKHVSNCFEMYGLTWKMWAYPAGEAKHSDSFSVYLEAVRVKEKESYEFLRNTTFFFGLVNQKNKTLCRHYPSSPNVLFNYEKSVWGNGLIELKLLYDKSLGYMDNDCVTIQLHILECIALDG